One window of the Triticum dicoccoides isolate Atlit2015 ecotype Zavitan chromosome 3B, WEW_v2.0, whole genome shotgun sequence genome contains the following:
- the LOC119275308 gene encoding uncharacterized protein LOC119275308 isoform X3 translates to MDEGKYQQGWLAVGLPPAPVLAVTGIVTFFLYLSWQMDEFEEQLCHRTQAGFWVLMVLGLLALGVLAQHVLFDGEGRVAVPAAWRGQPEGGSGTSPWGVAALVALLLVLVSHRSDFQIFKPPGFR, encoded by the coding sequence ATGGACGAGGGCAAGTATCAGCAGGGCTGGCTCGCCGTCGGCCTGCCGCCGGCGCCGGTGCTCGCCGTCACCGGCATCGTGACCTTTTTCCTCTACCTTTCGTGGCAGATGGATGAGTTCGAGGAGCAGCTGTGCCATCGCACCCAGGCAGGCTTCTGGGTGCTCATGGTGCTGGGACTCCTCGCCCTGGGCGTGCTCGCGCAGCATGTGCTGTTCGACGGAGAGGGGAGGGTCGCCGTGCCCGCGGCATGGCGAGGCCAGCCCGAGGGCGGCTCCGGCACGTCGCCGTGGGGCGTCGCGGCCCTTGTGGCTCTGCTGCTGGTGCTTGTGTCTCACAGGTCCGACTTCCAGATATTCAAGCCCCCGgggtttagatga
- the LOC119275308 gene encoding uncharacterized protein LOC119275308 isoform X4 translates to MDEGKYQQGWLAVGLPPAPVLAVTGIVTFFLYLSWQMDEFEEQLCHRTQAGFWVLMVLGLLALGVLAQHVLFDGEGRVAVPAAWRGQPEGGSGTSPWGVAALVALLLVLVSHRLSLLLNLAIGA, encoded by the coding sequence ATGGACGAGGGCAAGTATCAGCAGGGCTGGCTCGCCGTCGGCCTGCCGCCGGCGCCGGTGCTCGCCGTCACCGGCATCGTGACCTTTTTCCTCTACCTTTCGTGGCAGATGGATGAGTTCGAGGAGCAGCTGTGCCATCGCACCCAGGCAGGCTTCTGGGTGCTCATGGTGCTGGGACTCCTCGCCCTGGGCGTGCTCGCGCAGCATGTGCTGTTCGACGGAGAGGGGAGGGTCGCCGTGCCCGCGGCATGGCGAGGCCAGCCCGAGGGCGGCTCCGGCACGTCGCCGTGGGGCGTCGCGGCCCTTGTGGCTCTGCTGCTGGTGCTTGTGTCTCACAG
- the LOC119275308 gene encoding uncharacterized protein LOC119275308 isoform X2: MDEGKYQQGWLAVGLPPAPVLAVTGIVTFFLYLSWQMDEFEEQLCHRTQAGFWVLMVLGLLALGVLAQHVLFDGEGRVAVPAAWRGQPEGGSGTSPWGVAALVALLLVLVSHRSSYIPCAVIKMEWRAIYSIDDGESWRQGAAGARCWIPFNGRVQEAGPV; this comes from the exons ATGGACGAGGGCAAGTATCAGCAGGGCTGGCTCGCCGTCGGCCTGCCGCCGGCGCCGGTGCTCGCCGTCACCGGCATCGTGACCTTTTTCCTCTACCTTTCGTGGCAGATGGATGAGTTCGAGGAGCAGCTGTGCCATCGCACCCAGGCAGGCTTCTGGGTGCTCATGGTGCTGGGACTCCTCGCCCTGGGCGTGCTCGCGCAGCATGTGCTGTTCGACGGAGAGGGGAGGGTCGCCGTGCCCGCGGCATGGCGAGGCCAGCCCGAGGGCGGCTCCGGCACGTCGCCGTGGGGCGTCGCGGCCCTTGTGGCTCTGCTGCTGGTGCTTGTGTCTCACAG ATCTTCATATATTCCGTGTGCGGTGATCAAGATGGAGTGGCGTGCCATCTACAGTATTGACGATGGCGAGTCTTGGCGGCAGGGTGCAGCGGGGGCTAGATGCTGGATACCGTTCAATGGGCGCGTGCAGGAGGCAGGCCCTGTTTAG